Genomic DNA from Tautonia rosea:
TCAACGATTCCGGAAGGCTTGATCACTGAAAGGGAGTCGGTCGGCGATTTGCTTCAGGATTGATGGGCGAGCACGGATCACCAACCGTCGCGATTCAACACCGGTGGGCTGAAGGTCGAGCCACCAGGAGGTTGCGGGAAGCCGGTCGGCAAATCGATCGGCCCACTCGATCAGGCAGACGCCCGGTCCTTCGAAATCATCGACGATGCCCAGGGAGTCAAACTCTTCCGGATCGTGAAGACGATAACAATCAGCGTGAAAAACAGGTAGCCGGCCTGCATATTCGTGGATCAAGAGAAACGTTGGGCTGGCAATGGCTCCCGGAGCAACACCAAG
This window encodes:
- the tsaE gene encoding tRNA (adenosine(37)-N6)-threonylcarbamoyltransferase complex ATPase subunit type 1 TsaE, with the protein product MQIHLNADSLIIELASEAETEQIGHASAGVIEPGTVIGLVGPLGAGKTRLSRAIAEGLGVAPGAIASPTFLLIHEYAGRLPVFHADCYRLHDPEEFDSLGIVDDFEGPGVCLIEWADRFADRLPATSWWLDLQPTGVESRRLVIRARPSILKQIADRLPFSDQAFRNR